ACGGAACAATAATTATGACAATAATCAATAACGCTTATATTGACCCTActggaaaaagaaacgataataCATATCACAGAGAAGCCCTTAACTATCTCGACTTTTCTAGAGTAAAGCTGTCGGGATTGCGGCGTACAATTCCGCCTGGTACGAAATGAAACCTGAAAACAgtcgtaatttaatattcgtgATATTAAGGGCGCAGAAGCAATTGACACTTACAGTTGGAAAAATAATGGATCTCTCCTTAGAATCTTTTACAAGTGTAAGACTCATACGTAGCACACAAAATAATCTTGGATAATTGTACACATAATATTTGTATCAAGATACtttctacattaaatttactttttgtctatgtaaattcttttataccAATCcgttaaatttgcaaattcttatagcaatatttaaaatgcattttttggcaaatatatactttttaaaatgttattttctaataaaaaggTTCATACTTTATTATAGATTATGAAAGCTTCGGGATCATATTTATCAGTATTGCTGGCTATGCAATAAACACATCGTATATTTGAAGCTTTTTATATGATAGTCATGaagtatatatcatataaatatatcttcagtagtaacagaaaaatataatataagatatatttttatgggttaaaatagtaataatttagagatATTCTAAAACAGTAGTAATTTATAGAAGAATACAAAAAGATACATTCTTGATATCGGAATATTTAATAGATCCCTATTTCCCAGAAATTGTAAGACGAGCATGTTGCGTTATTGTGTTACACTATTATTACATCGAGAATATTTTTACTCatcaatacaaattaaattaacgaacaAATACAATctaatgtaacttttatatttttcatttaattttatttatatttacgtatttttaaataaaggaaatattatataagaaaatgaaataattagatatactcatatacagaaagagagagagagagagagagagagagagagagagagagagagagagagagagagagagagagagagagagagagagagagagagagagagagagagagagagagagaaggagaaaacacttttgttatacaaaactaattaaaagtagttaaaaattatctgcatatgcaaaaaatacaaTGCAGAAAGTATTAATACAAagttaatgataatataaataacatttaatttgtttaaatatttatgtaaattctaACTGTTATGtgtatatcatttttcacGTACATTTTCAGATACAAATTCATAAACTTATTAATCCTAATTGCTTCACATATTTCTACAAATTCACTTTTAGTTATTGTAAGCAAAGCAATGTAAAGTTGTGTAGTGTTGCACAAAGTTGTGACTAGCTCTTCATCCTCTAGAGATTAAAACTTTCCTGAAGCACCGTAGTCACGACTGACCGTCGGACATCGAACCGCATCTACGTCCGTACGTATCGTTACATATTTAAAGTGAACAATTCGCGATGCATTACCAGCGCACAAGAGAGAAGGGAAACAAACTTTACCtatcttttcatttcttacATTAAATTCATGAAAAATGTGTTCACGGTCTATGCTCGgcacgataaaaatatttaatgagcATCTTCAATTGCGATCAATTGCCGAAGGTTGAACCTACTTCTTTCTTAGAACTTtcttacagtttttttttaacgcaagtattctataatatacataGAGTTGTCATTGAAACGTATGTGCGTTTGGtcagaaacatatttttttcatttactgAGAATTTTTGTTCTGTTATACACATCTTCGATCGATTTGCCCGTGTGCACAGGGGagaataaagagaaataagaaattatggcTCGTAAAAGTACGTTTAACCGCACGTTGAAGTTTATGCTCACTTTGTGTGGTATTTGGCCAGGCACACCATATGTTCTGCTTTGCAGAATATTTTGGGTCGTTTCAATGGCAGTTACTTTATTCTGTCACTaccgttatttttttacgcaTGTGCACTCTGCCGAAATCTTGGACTTAATGGATTGTCTGTCCACCTTCCTTGCATattccaaaataattttcaagttcTTTGTGTTTTGGTTAAACCAGCGGTAAGTAATACGACTCAAGTTAACTTAACGTTCGACGAGAATATTATgattaacatataatatactcGTGTCAAAACCCAAGCGAAAGATACTGTGTAATTTCAGTgtcataatttttcagaaaatttatttgtacgatagttttcttcttaaaagtaaagttaagtaaaattaattagtgttacatattatgtagctacaaataatttttttgtaacaatgtACATCACATGGCGAGTGTCAGTCAATTTTCAGGTGAGAAAATATCGTAAAACGCTTTCAttcaaaaatacaattgtaatacttttatttgtaCTCTTAATACGTtgtacttattatattaataatttatgaacaaAAATTATGCGAATAAAAAGCATTGACAATTAGTTTTCAATATCCAaacataacaaattttttagataaatttacatGACGACAATTAAGATTACATGTCTTGATAGCGCGATTaatgaaaacaatttattcacAGAAAATTTGTCGAGATTTTGGCAGTGATGACGGAAGATTGGAGTGACTGCGCTAATAGCGACATTAGCATGCGCGAGGCTGCACGTAAAGCGAAAATATCGGATCGTATTACAAATGCGGTTGTCACCCTTCATACGATGACAATTGTTGCATATTGCATCGGCATCATCCTGGCCGACGCCGATGTCACTGATACTACGAGAGAGTTACCTTTAATCAACAAGCTAGAAATTCCTTTCGACATAAAAACACAATCCATGTACAGAATCGTTTTAATCACGGAATTTTTGCTTATGATTCTTTGCGGATGGGCGGCTGGTATAACAAACTCTTTACTATTGACATTAGTAAGTTAACAATTCTACATATCGAAGCtgcctttaattaaaattatacaatatgcgttaaaaaaatattaaaagatgcgaaaatcaaaattaaatatataaagaatttatgtatatatacttttttaaataacattatttggTACGTTGTGTATTCATCTGATTCGTTAttcaagtattaataattaaaaaattataattaattccatatgtaatatatatctttattttcagattttacaTACGGCTGGTCAAATCGAGATTATGAGTCATTGGCTAGCGCAGCTTGTCCCTCGAATTAAGAATAAGGACAAACATAAATCATTTGCTACGACTACgggtaaaattattcaaaaacatcaaaaaatcatcagtttttcaaaaaacattgAGAGTCTTTATTCGTCTATCGCATTGCTTCAGTTTGTATCAAATACGATAATGATATGTTCAATAGGTTTTCTTATCGTAACAGTAAGTATCACTATTGAATATACACCTATTGCAATACTTTCAGTGATTGCTAATATGATGTACTCttcgatattaatttatattttaatactgcaTGATATATTACATctgttaaaatgttttgcttataaatttttttactttttatttgtgttaaaGATTTGTATTAAAGATTTGTgtatagatttatatatatttaagaaatttttgtaaactaTTTCTGCCTAATATTACAGGCAATAGGCAGTCCAAATGCGCTAGAACAAATAATgaaatcatttttgttttttaccaTAACAAATCTTGaagcatttatattttgctatGCGGGAGAATATTTAAACAACAAAGTAAGTGATAAGATAATACCATATTTATAACGATGAAATATTGccagtaaaaataattatttttttcacattattaaaagttgtaaaaaaagaatactatataaatattataaattatttcacttttattttcGTAGAGCAATGAAATTGGTATCGCGGCGTATAATTGTGAATGGTACGATTTAAAATCTACAGAAAGTCGTTTTCtgttatttatcatattaagATCGCAGAAACAATTAACACTTACAGTAGGAAAAATGATGGATCTCTCCTTACAAACTTTTACAAGCGTAAGAGATATActatattagatattatatatatatatatatatatatatatatatatatatacatataatatataaactttttatcttaaaaagtataaagtataatacatgtaatataataataaagatcctgatttttccaaaataaaaaaagcaactCTTCGTTTTAGATCATGAATGCTTCGGGATCATATTTGTCAATGCTGTTGGCAATGCAATGACCAGgtcaacaatttttaaatattaatcgaaTAGAAAACTTGAAGTGCGAATCACTAGTTACAAAAACACGTTGTAAactgatttattttttcaaatataataagaaataattataattctcttCATTTCATACTTTTTGTTTGATTGTCGATATattttcagttaaaaaatggtaaatttttttgttatgtaaaaaGCAAATTTGCTTACATTCTAACaagtaaaataacataaatttcagttatactaaataatttttgttctttccAATTCTTCCCCCTATAGATTTCGGAACTTTCCGGAGGGGTTGCAAGCACAACTGACGGACATAATTATTGGTCATATCTGCCTCCGcccaaattattatttaaaacagacATTTCACAGTTGTACTACAAGCGCATAAGGAGGAACAAATAATCctacttttttctctttacacGCAACAAAACCGCTAAATATacgcaataaaataatagcatttaaaaagtttcatacAACTGTATACATCAtactatacataaaatatgtctataaatattttatctctttcaacattaaaaatacatatattttatatacttgtatttatgataaatttgcGTAATAAATGAGACTTACTttgtttattcaattaattttataattatcatcttttatataccataataagcacacaattattattaagtaataaaaacttattaaagtgacatttaataacataaattaaatgtatcgTATCTAATTTTGTCCAATATCAATATGAACTTTGATTATGTGATTTAGAgacattattaaaacatttcaacaatgtttaaaaaaaacatgtattaaataattttttaaaattgtttatacaatatgaatttttttttaatattcaaatatataaataaaattaatatttatatgttaccGAACTATAATGTTTCTTGTTTCCTAAtagtaatttgtaaaataggCAAgacattataattacatatattgtttTGCGTAATTAGTTCTGATTTATTTAGATTGTGATTACTggctattaaaaattatgccattttcatacaaaaatttgtgtataacttgtaaaatttttattacattgttcaAGCAAATATATTGCtaatataaatgattatacttttaatattacaagtaACGTAACAGCAAGTTCGCACACGgtcttctttctttcaattttctcTAATCCCTCTGGATTTCAAAACTTTTCTGAAGAGTCATGAATACGGTTTGACCATTGGATATAGTCATATCTACCTCCGCACGAATCATTGCATATTTAACATAGACAATTCGCGATTATATTACCAGTATTGAAAAGAGGGAAAAACTACTTTACATTTTTCCCTTATCTTGCAACAAACTTGCGGAAAACAacggaaaatatatttacgatCCGCGTGCATGCAATTTACGtacgataataatattttataaacattcaaTGATCAGCTTCTGAAGAATATaccaatttaataattttttagatttctctTTCTGCCTTTTAGTCTCTTAGATAGATATTCTGTAGTGTATGGTTTCCATCACGtgaaatataaactatatttcACTGAAGTGTTCGTCGAAAGATAGACCTATAGTGgtggaaatatatttcttttgccTTATACCAaagactttaatttttatatttgttacacaccttaacaaatttatttgtataaacagGCAGGAGTAAAAAGAACATAGAGAATCATGGTTGGTCAGAATCCGCTTAACCGCATGGTGAAATTTATACTCACTTTGTGCGGTGTTTGGCCAGGTGGATCATCTGTTCTATTCTGCAGAATACTTTTCACCGTTTCACTGACATTTGCTCAGTACTGTAACTACCGTTACATTATGATACACATGCATTCTATTGCAATTGAGGATGTCGTAACCTGGTTGACCGTCGTCTTGGCACACTGCAAGGTGTTTTTTAAGTGCCTCATATTTTGGTTAAATCAACGGTAAGTAATGTgtacatgtataaaattggAAACAATATAGAAGTATTCCAACAAATTTTGCTGGTTGGAATATGTGAAAGGtttgtttacatatttaacatacagaaataacaaatatggAAAGAGATGAGTATTCACAgtacaaaaattaagatagCTTTAAGATcgataatataatcatttatagaaaattcatCGAAGTCTTAACAATGATGCAAGAGGATTGGAGTGATTGCGCTAAGAACGATGTCTGCATGCGTGAGACAGTAAGAAAAGCAAAAATGTCGGAACGTATTACAAATATGTTGATAATCCTCCACACGACGTCAATTGTTTCACATTCCATGGGTGTCTTTTTGGCTAATGTCGATGTCACCAGTAACACGACGGAGATACTCTTCTTCACTAAGATTGACTATCCTTTTGATATAAACACGCAATCCACATATAGATTTGTTTTAGTAAcagatttcttctttttactcACGTGTTCCTGTTCAGCTGCTATAACAAATGCTTTGTTAGTAATTTTGGTAAGTTAAAAGCGCACAAACTATATTCAAATAAAcgatgtttaattaaaaaaaataatttaaaagaaaatgataactttttaatcttatttatatagtaaCTGTATTGTGCGTAttctaaaacatatttaagatatttaaaataacaggaattctaaagaaatatagattaaaatttataataaattatctataaaccgaatttatatatgtatatgtatttccGTGTAGATTGCCATTCTacacaatacattttttgtattgctTAAATTAATCGATTGTGGATTCTAATTAATTCCGCAGACaatggaatttttattttcagattctACATACAGCTGGCCAAATCAATATTCTGCGTTACTGGTTAATGGAGCTTACAtcctttaaagaaaaaaacaaaaatgaatcAATCGCTGTCATAATgactaaaattattcaaaaacatcaaaaaattatactttttacggaaaatattgaaagcctttatacatatattgcgtTGGTGCTATTTGCGTCAAATATGATATTGATTTGTTTGGTCGCTTTTCTTGTCGTAAAGGTggataagattaaatattgcTCTAATGTTTCTCTATCTATTTTTTTgattatagataatataacattaaacttTACATCTTACATACAACTTCATTATTTGTATGTGTTCAacattatatactatatttttttaacataatagaaaatactctaaaaagttacatatttaattaatataacatattaatataatacttaaatgtattattatacttaataacagataatatttgtattatgtattattaattttatattatattaaatttaaatttaataattctttacatgttattttgcatattaatGTTGTAGAGAATTAGCGCCCTTAATGcagagttaataataaaaaatctcttaTTTTTCACTATTACGAACATCGAAGCGTATATATACTGCTATCTTGGTGAATACTTGAGGGACAAGGttagcaataaaatatttataataaaatattaatatttgtcatAAAATGCTAATGATAAATACAAGTgtattttatctaattaataaatatattgtaaagaacacattaaacattaaacattttcc
This genomic stretch from Monomorium pharaonis isolate MP-MQ-018 chromosome 4, ASM1337386v2, whole genome shotgun sequence harbors:
- the LOC105830109 gene encoding odorant receptor 4, whose translation is MMQEDWSDCAKNDVCMRETVRKAKMSERITNMLIILHTTSIVSHSMGVFLANVDVTSNTTEILFFTKIDYPFDINTQSTYRFVLVTDFFFLLTCSCSAAITNALLVILILHTAGQINILRYWLMELTSFKEKNKNESIAVIMTKIIQKHQKIILFTENIESLYTYIALVLFASNMILICLVAFLVVKRISALNAELIIKNLLFFTITNIEAYIYCYLGEYLRDKSRKIDFAVYSSTWYDMKNKDSSTLLFVLLRSQKQLTLTIGKMMDLSLQTFTSIMNASGSYLSVLLAMQ
- the LOC105840961 gene encoding uncharacterized protein LOC105840961, which codes for MARKSTFNRTLKFMLTLCGIWPGTPYVLLCRIFWVVSMAVTLFCHYRYFFTHVHSAEILDLMDCLSTFLAYSKIIFKFFVFWLNQRKFVEILAVMTEDWSDCANSDISMREAARKAKISDRITNAVVTLHTMTIVAYCIGIILADADVTDTTRELPLINKLEIPFDIKTQSMYRIVLITEFLLMILCGWAAGITNSLLLTLILHTAGQIEIMSHWLAQLVPRIKNKDKHKSFATTTGKIIQKHQKIISFSKNIESLYSSIALLQFVSNTIMICSIGFLIVTAIGSPNALEQIMKSFLFFTITNLEAFIFCYAGEYLNNKSNEIGIAAYNCEWYDLKSTESRFLLFIILRSQKQLTLTVGKMMDLSLQTFTSNPLNRMVKFILTLCGVWPGGSSVLFCRILFTVSLTFAQYCNYRYIMIHMHSIAIEDVVTWLTVVLAHCKVFFKCLIFWLNQRKFIEVLTMMQEDWSDCAKNDVCMRETVRKAKMSERITNMLIILHTTSIVSHSMGVFLANVDVTSNTTEILFFTKIDYPFDINTQSTYRFVLVTDFFFLLTCSCSAAITNALLVILRISALNAELIIKNLLFFTITNIEAYIYCYLGEYLRDKSRKIDFAVYSSTWYDMKNKDSSTLLFVLLRSQKQLTLTIGKMMDLSLQTFTSFRLNTIRCKKKKKMAITRKSTFSRIVFLMLPLFGVSSDRLVILITRLFWIAITAFIELCHYLYFTTHLSSENFFNLVDCVCSFLAHAKVFIKLVAFWVNQRKFEETLALITDDWSDYAKNDIGMRVMIGKAKISDRITHIIIILHTINIFAYCLGVIIADADVTETIELPLVNKLELPFSINTQHMYRFVLIVEFIHMILCNWVAGLYNAVLLTLVFHVGGQIDILQCWLAKFIPKDIENKQESIVMTNKFILKHQKIIQFSENIESLYTYIALLLFASNTMLICLLAFIIVTAIGTADAMEQIIKCILFFTTTNVEAFIFCYAGEYLNNKSKEIGFATYNCAWYNLKPKDSRILSFIILRSQKQLTLTAGKMMDLTLQTFASIMNASGSYLSVLLAMQ